The proteins below are encoded in one region of Arthrobacter sp. CJ23:
- the atpA gene encoding F0F1 ATP synthase subunit alpha — translation MAELTINADDVRNALNEFAASYEPGNAERVEVGRVTAASDGIARVEGLPSVMANELLRFEDGTLGLAQNLDVREIGVIILGDFTGIEEGQEVHRTGEILSVPVGDAFLGRVVDPLGQPIDDLGEIKAETTRALELQAPGVTERKSVHEPMQTGLKAIDAMIPIGRGQRQLIIGDRQTGKTAIAVDTIINQKANWASGDVTKQVRCVYVGVGQKASTIAAVRQTLEDHGALEYTTIVASPASDPAGFKYLAPYAGSAIGQHWMYGGKHVLVIFDDLSKQAEAYRAVSLLLRRPPGREAYPGDVFYLHSRLLERCAKLSDELGAGSMTGLPIVETKANDVSAYIPTNVISITDGQIFLQSDLFNANQRPAVDVGVSVSRVGGAAQVKSMKKVSGTLKLDLAQYRDMQAFAMFASDLDAASRQQLTRGARLMELLKQGQYSPFPVEDQVVSIWAGTKGYLDDVPVEDISRFESEFLEHLKHKSSILTTLAQTNVLDDDTAEALKSSIIAFKKGFFGEGDNQLVGAGHEEHEAISGGDVDQEKIVKQKR, via the coding sequence ATGGCCGAATTGACCATCAACGCCGACGACGTCCGTAATGCGTTGAACGAGTTCGCGGCGTCCTACGAACCCGGAAACGCAGAGCGCGTAGAGGTTGGTCGTGTGACCGCCGCAAGTGACGGCATCGCCCGTGTTGAGGGCCTTCCCTCGGTCATGGCGAACGAGCTGCTTCGCTTCGAAGATGGCACCCTGGGCCTGGCCCAGAACCTTGACGTCCGCGAAATCGGCGTCATCATCCTCGGCGACTTCACGGGCATCGAAGAAGGCCAGGAAGTACACCGCACCGGTGAGATCCTGTCCGTTCCGGTTGGCGACGCCTTCCTGGGTCGCGTTGTTGACCCGCTGGGCCAGCCGATCGATGACCTCGGTGAGATCAAGGCTGAGACCACCCGCGCACTGGAACTCCAGGCCCCGGGCGTCACCGAGCGTAAGTCGGTTCACGAACCGATGCAGACCGGCCTCAAGGCCATCGACGCCATGATCCCGATCGGCCGTGGCCAGCGTCAGCTGATCATCGGTGACCGACAGACCGGCAAGACCGCAATCGCGGTGGACACCATCATCAACCAGAAGGCCAACTGGGCTTCGGGCGATGTCACCAAGCAGGTCCGCTGCGTCTACGTCGGTGTTGGCCAGAAGGCTTCCACCATCGCCGCTGTCCGCCAGACCCTGGAAGACCACGGCGCGCTGGAGTACACCACCATCGTGGCGTCCCCGGCATCCGACCCCGCCGGCTTCAAGTACCTTGCACCGTATGCAGGCTCGGCCATCGGCCAGCACTGGATGTACGGCGGCAAGCACGTTCTGGTCATCTTCGACGACCTGTCCAAGCAGGCCGAAGCCTACCGTGCAGTTTCCCTGCTGCTCCGCCGTCCGCCGGGACGCGAAGCCTACCCGGGCGACGTCTTCTACTTGCACTCCCGCCTGCTGGAGCGTTGTGCCAAGCTCTCTGACGAGCTCGGTGCGGGTTCGATGACCGGTCTTCCGATCGTCGAAACCAAGGCAAACGACGTCTCCGCGTACATCCCGACCAACGTGATCTCCATCACCGACGGTCAGATCTTCCTGCAGTCGGACCTCTTCAACGCCAACCAGCGCCCCGCTGTTGACGTCGGTGTGTCCGTGTCCCGCGTGGGTGGTGCTGCACAGGTCAAGTCCATGAAGAAGGTCTCCGGTACCTTGAAGCTGGACCTGGCCCAGTACCGCGACATGCAGGCATTCGCGATGTTTGCGTCGGACCTCGACGCCGCATCCCGCCAGCAGCTCACCCGTGGTGCCCGCCTGATGGAACTGCTCAAGCAGGGCCAGTACTCGCCGTTCCCGGTCGAGGACCAGGTTGTGTCCATCTGGGCCGGTACCAAGGGTTACCTGGATGACGTTCCGGTTGAGGACATCAGCCGCTTCGAGTCCGAGTTCCTGGAGCACCTCAAGCACAAGTCCTCCATCCTGACCACGCTGGCACAGACCAACGTCCTGGATGACGACACCGCCGAGGCCCTGAAGTCCTCGATCATCGCCTTCAAGAAGGGCTTCTTCGGAGAGGGCGACAACCAGCTGGTTGGCGCAGGCCACGAGGAGCACGAAGCGATCTCGGGCGGCGACGTCGACCAGGAAAAGATCGTCAAGCAGAAGCGCTAG
- a CDS encoding F0F1 ATP synthase subunit delta: MAGISSESLTTALAHLEAKLPTASLQLAKDLFGILGTVDSSAGLRRALTDPSRSGDEKSALVKQLVGGKVSADAAEIAGGLASSRWASARDIGDALETLAATVVIAVAENKSAVSASGITGLEELENDLFAFNQTVASSHEVQRALSEPQASASAKVALAEKLVPGISEEAKVLIGQAVTQPRGVKPSKLVDSFAKLAAKRQQRWIATVSVTRPLTETQASRLQAGLDALYGRELKVNVNVDPALIGGIRVQVGDEVLDASLVARLSELRRQLAG, translated from the coding sequence ATGGCAGGTATATCGAGCGAATCGCTGACCACGGCGCTGGCGCACTTGGAAGCCAAGCTTCCCACCGCCTCGCTGCAGTTGGCTAAGGACCTCTTCGGAATCCTGGGAACGGTGGACAGCTCGGCTGGCTTGCGCCGCGCCCTGACTGACCCGTCCCGCAGCGGAGACGAGAAGTCGGCGCTGGTCAAGCAGCTGGTTGGCGGAAAAGTCTCCGCTGATGCTGCTGAAATTGCAGGCGGATTGGCCAGCTCGCGCTGGGCATCGGCACGCGATATCGGCGATGCACTCGAGACTCTTGCCGCCACGGTGGTCATTGCCGTAGCTGAAAACAAGTCGGCCGTTTCTGCCTCCGGTATTACGGGGCTGGAAGAGCTGGAAAACGATCTGTTTGCATTCAACCAGACCGTCGCTTCCAGCCACGAAGTACAACGTGCTCTGTCTGAGCCGCAGGCATCCGCCTCGGCCAAGGTTGCACTGGCCGAGAAGCTTGTTCCTGGCATCAGCGAGGAAGCAAAGGTTCTCATCGGCCAGGCAGTAACACAGCCGCGCGGTGTCAAGCCGAGCAAGCTCGTCGATTCTTTCGCCAAGCTTGCAGCCAAGCGTCAGCAGCGCTGGATCGCAACTGTCAGCGTTACCCGTCCGTTGACGGAAACGCAGGCCAGTCGTCTGCAGGCCGGGCTGGATGCCCTGTACGGCCGCGAATTGAAGGTCAACGTCAATGTTGATCCTGCGCTGATTGGTGGAATCCGGGTCCAGGTAGGCGACGAAGTGCTTGACGCTTCGCTTGTTGCCCGCTTGTCCGAACTTCGCCGCCAGCTCGCTGGCTAG
- a CDS encoding F0F1 ATP synthase subunit B: MNQLIISAATEGAASPSPLMPNVWEMGVVLAGFAVLMFIVVKFVVPMFEKTFAERAEAIEGGIAKAEKAQAEASAALEEYRQQLAEGRAEANKIREEARAEGAQILADLKAKAAVESARITEQAHAQIESERQAAVVSLRAEVGTLATTLAGRIVGEALSDDERSARVVDRFLADLETQSAGAAK; the protein is encoded by the coding sequence ATGAATCAGCTGATCATCTCAGCCGCCACTGAAGGCGCCGCGTCGCCCAGCCCGCTCATGCCCAATGTTTGGGAAATGGGCGTCGTCCTGGCCGGCTTTGCAGTCCTCATGTTCATCGTGGTCAAGTTTGTTGTCCCGATGTTCGAGAAGACGTTTGCAGAGCGCGCCGAGGCGATTGAAGGCGGCATTGCCAAGGCTGAAAAGGCCCAGGCCGAAGCTTCTGCTGCGCTCGAAGAGTACAGGCAGCAGCTCGCCGAAGGCCGGGCTGAAGCCAACAAGATCCGCGAAGAAGCCCGCGCCGAAGGCGCCCAGATCCTTGCGGACCTGAAGGCCAAGGCTGCTGTCGAGTCTGCACGCATCACCGAGCAGGCACACGCCCAGATCGAGTCCGAGCGCCAGGCAGCTGTCGTTTCGCTCCGTGCTGAGGTAGGAACCCTGGCCACCACGCTGGCTGGCCGCATCGTTGGGGAGGCGCTCAGCGATGACGAGCGTTCCGCACGCGTTGTGGACCGCTTCCTGGCGGATCTGGAGACCCAGAGCGCAGGTGCAGCTAAGTAA
- the atpE gene encoding ATP synthase F0 subunit C, with product MEGTINGSLNLIGYGLSAIGGGIGVGLVFAAYINGVARQPEAQRVLQPIAFLGLALTEALAILGLVFAFVLS from the coding sequence ATGGAAGGCACCATCAACGGCTCCCTCAACCTCATCGGCTATGGCCTGTCGGCTATCGGCGGTGGTATCGGTGTGGGTCTCGTGTTCGCCGCTTACATCAACGGTGTTGCACGTCAGCCGGAAGCCCAGCGTGTGCTCCAGCCGATCGCGTTCCTTGGTCTGGCACTGACCGAAGCACTCGCCATCCTCGGCCTGGTCTTCGCTTTCGTTCTTTCCTAA
- the atpB gene encoding F0F1 ATP synthase subunit A: MIALALPAQDSGTFTPPGIDEMHLPAILPWGAHDGFSKQMLLVILSVVIIATFFILAARKQQLVPGKLQFAGEMAYGFVRNSIAKDIIGGKDFMKYVPLLFSLFFFILVNNIYGAIPVIQLPSFSHVGGAYVLAGIVYVTWIAIGIKKNGLKYFKLATVPSGVPWYILPIVVPIEIISNFLVRPVTHSLRLFATMLAGHLIVMLAGSGIEFLVMQENVLLKGASVLVLVGAIAMYMLEALIMALQAYVFTLLTAIYIEGALHADSH; encoded by the coding sequence TTGATCGCGCTTGCGCTCCCGGCCCAGGATTCAGGGACCTTCACTCCTCCCGGAATCGACGAAATGCACCTGCCGGCTATCCTGCCGTGGGGTGCGCACGACGGATTCTCCAAGCAGATGCTGCTGGTTATCCTGTCGGTCGTCATTATCGCTACATTCTTCATCCTCGCAGCACGCAAGCAGCAGCTGGTTCCCGGCAAACTGCAGTTCGCAGGCGAGATGGCCTACGGCTTCGTCCGCAACAGCATCGCCAAGGACATCATCGGCGGCAAGGACTTCATGAAGTACGTCCCGCTGCTGTTCAGCCTGTTCTTCTTCATCTTGGTGAACAACATCTACGGGGCCATTCCCGTGATCCAGCTCCCGAGCTTCTCGCACGTCGGCGGCGCCTACGTACTGGCCGGCATCGTGTATGTCACCTGGATCGCCATCGGCATCAAGAAGAACGGCCTCAAGTACTTCAAGCTCGCAACGGTTCCGTCCGGCGTGCCGTGGTACATCCTGCCGATCGTTGTGCCGATCGAAATCATCTCGAACTTCCTGGTTCGTCCTGTCACGCACAGCCTCCGTCTGTTCGCCACCATGCTGGCAGGACACCTGATCGTGATGCTCGCAGGCTCCGGTATCGAATTCCTCGTCATGCAGGAAAACGTCCTGCTGAAGGGCGCTTCGGTCCTGGTGCTGGTCGGTGCCATCGCCATGTACATGCTCGAGGCCCTGATCATGGCCTTGCAGGCGTATGTCTTTACGCTGCTGACCGCGATCTACATTGAAGGCGCACTCCACGCCGACAGCCACTAG
- a CDS encoding MraY family glycosyltransferase, giving the protein MIMYSLMMLTAAVVSYAATWGARALGNSLRLYRPIRSRDMHSELISKLGGLGIFSGFLVALVLSSNSFFVKDIFAHNDAPWGILAGAVVIVAVGVADDILDIRWWIKLLGQSAAALIVAVWGVRMAVIPFIPEPIVIESEIVRIVLTAGLIVTTMNAVNFIDGLDGLAAGVAAIGGVAFFLTAYWVHRNNPQTDNSDLATLLMAILVGSCIGFLPHNWFPAKIFMGDSGAMLIGLLMASAGIVATGQISSGLYDRANGIPTIIPILLPFAVLSMPLLDFGLAVIRRTARGQSPWSADRGHLHHKLVDLGHSHRASVVMLYVWTCILAFGGVAFAVYPWQLVLTVDLAAAFVMAVVTAWPYFTKKSSGPPTEA; this is encoded by the coding sequence ATGATCATGTACTCGCTCATGATGCTCACGGCCGCCGTGGTGTCCTATGCCGCAACGTGGGGAGCGCGCGCGCTGGGGAACAGTCTTCGCCTGTACCGTCCCATCCGCAGCCGGGACATGCACTCGGAGCTGATTTCCAAGCTGGGCGGGCTGGGCATCTTTTCCGGCTTCCTGGTTGCGCTTGTCCTCTCGAGCAACTCGTTCTTCGTAAAGGACATCTTCGCCCACAACGATGCCCCGTGGGGGATCCTGGCCGGTGCCGTGGTGATCGTCGCTGTGGGTGTCGCGGATGACATCCTGGACATCCGCTGGTGGATCAAGCTGCTCGGTCAAAGCGCAGCGGCCCTGATCGTGGCCGTGTGGGGCGTGCGGATGGCGGTCATCCCGTTCATCCCGGAGCCCATCGTCATCGAGTCGGAAATCGTCCGGATCGTGCTGACGGCCGGCCTGATCGTCACCACCATGAACGCCGTCAACTTCATCGACGGACTGGACGGCCTGGCGGCGGGTGTGGCGGCGATCGGCGGCGTGGCCTTCTTCCTGACCGCCTACTGGGTCCACCGGAACAACCCGCAGACCGATAACTCCGACCTCGCCACCCTGCTGATGGCGATCCTGGTGGGCAGCTGCATCGGCTTCCTGCCGCACAACTGGTTCCCGGCGAAGATCTTCATGGGGGATTCGGGTGCCATGCTCATTGGCCTCCTCATGGCCTCCGCTGGCATCGTGGCCACCGGCCAGATCAGCTCGGGCCTTTATGACCGGGCCAACGGTATCCCCACCATCATCCCGATCCTGCTCCCGTTCGCGGTGCTGTCCATGCCCCTGCTGGACTTCGGCCTGGCGGTGATCCGCAGGACAGCCCGTGGGCAGTCGCCATGGTCCGCGGACAGGGGCCACCTGCACCACAAGCTGGTGGACCTGGGGCATTCGCACCGCGCCTCCGTGGTGATGCTCTACGTCTGGACGTGCATCCTGGCCTTCGGCGGCGTGGCCTTCGCCGTCTACCCGTGGCAGCTGGTGCTCACCGTGGACCTGGCTGCGGCCTTCGTCATGGCCGTCGTGACCGCCTGGCCGTATTTCACGAAGAAATCCTCGGGTCCGCCAACCGAGGCATGA
- a CDS encoding glycosyltransferase codes for MAMSVALAAVTFDRPHELAVLLEKVNAQTAAVDTICLVDSGTTPAKDVATAHANVDYVRSEANLGGAGGFALAILKAVASGAEWIWIMDDDAEPTDPECLATLLREAEARGLEAVLPLVLAPGEPDKLSFFFRIDGKVSHERAEVEKAGFLENNGHFFNGALIRSDVFFKVGVPDMRLFIRGDEVDFTIRLRKAGIRFGTVTTAAITHPHAFDETKHVFGARWHVIVPGNAFKRHFYYRNRGYLIRRYRRGKSLVADVGGYLGYFLPRGDFKGLAEWFGAFSAGLRGKGFGPLKDQKF; via the coding sequence ATGGCAATGTCGGTCGCTCTTGCTGCCGTGACCTTCGACCGTCCGCACGAGCTGGCCGTCCTCCTGGAGAAGGTGAACGCCCAGACTGCGGCGGTGGACACGATCTGCCTGGTGGACAGCGGCACCACGCCTGCCAAGGACGTCGCCACGGCACACGCGAATGTGGACTACGTCCGCTCAGAGGCCAATCTGGGCGGCGCCGGAGGCTTTGCCCTGGCCATCCTCAAGGCCGTCGCCAGTGGCGCCGAATGGATCTGGATCATGGACGACGACGCCGAGCCCACCGATCCGGAGTGCCTTGCCACGCTGCTCCGCGAGGCCGAGGCGCGCGGCCTTGAAGCCGTCCTGCCGCTGGTCCTTGCTCCCGGCGAACCGGACAAGCTTTCCTTCTTTTTCCGGATCGACGGCAAGGTAAGCCATGAGCGCGCCGAGGTCGAAAAGGCCGGATTCCTCGAGAATAACGGCCACTTCTTCAATGGCGCCCTGATCCGTTCGGACGTCTTCTTCAAGGTGGGCGTCCCTGACATGCGCCTGTTCATCCGCGGTGACGAGGTGGACTTCACCATCCGCCTGCGCAAGGCCGGAATCCGCTTCGGTACGGTGACCACGGCCGCGATCACGCACCCCCATGCCTTCGACGAGACCAAGCACGTCTTCGGTGCGCGCTGGCACGTCATCGTTCCGGGCAACGCCTTCAAGCGCCACTTCTACTACCGCAACCGCGGCTACCTGATCCGCCGGTACCGCCGCGGGAAGTCGCTGGTGGCGGACGTGGGCGGCTACCTGGGCTACTTCCTGCCGCGCGGCGACTTCAAGGGCCTGGCAGAATGGTTCGGTGCCTTTTCCGCCGGCCTCCGCGGCAAGGGATTCGGTCCGCTCAAGGACCAGAAGTTCTAG
- a CDS encoding WecB/TagA/CpsF family glycosyltransferase has translation MIPVRQRVPVLDVDATPLRVDELIAVLEGFVAEGRTRTVLGHNLHSVTLFHSSAGFRALYEGSDVVLLDGAPVAMLWGRVHKRGPQALGDGPMEYRLGSTDWVPALGGVQGLERIAVIGAGADANAKAVERLRGIVPGAEVVGMPGEGWDGGVEDRAVAWLQGFRPQLVLLGLGMPLQESVLSRRLDTLPPAVYCAVGGAIEQIAGIQKLAPRWLGRLGLEWAWRLVLHPGRVAYRVFIEPWKLAGLLLRRRIVRRR, from the coding sequence ATGATCCCCGTCCGCCAGCGCGTCCCTGTCCTCGACGTCGACGCGACTCCGCTGCGCGTGGATGAGCTGATCGCCGTCCTCGAGGGCTTCGTTGCCGAGGGCCGCACCAGGACCGTGCTGGGCCACAACCTGCACAGCGTCACGCTTTTCCATTCCAGCGCCGGGTTCCGTGCCCTGTACGAGGGAAGCGATGTAGTGCTGCTGGACGGCGCCCCCGTGGCGATGCTCTGGGGCCGGGTCCATAAACGTGGTCCGCAGGCGCTGGGCGATGGCCCCATGGAGTACCGGCTTGGCTCCACCGACTGGGTTCCGGCCCTCGGCGGTGTCCAAGGCCTGGAGCGGATTGCCGTCATCGGTGCCGGGGCGGATGCGAACGCCAAGGCCGTTGAGCGGCTCCGCGGCATCGTGCCGGGCGCCGAGGTGGTGGGCATGCCGGGCGAAGGCTGGGACGGCGGCGTGGAAGACCGCGCCGTGGCGTGGCTGCAGGGCTTCCGGCCGCAGCTGGTGCTCCTGGGCCTGGGAATGCCCCTGCAGGAATCGGTGCTCAGCCGACGGCTGGACACCCTCCCCCCTGCCGTCTACTGCGCCGTGGGCGGAGCCATTGAACAGATCGCCGGCATCCAGAAACTCGCGCCCCGCTGGCTGGGCCGCCTGGGGCTGGAATGGGCCTGGCGCCTGGTCCTGCACCCGGGCCGGGTTGCCTACCGGGTTTTCATTGAGCCGTGGAAACTTGCGGGCCTCCTGCTTCGCCGCAGGATCGTCCGCCGCCGCTAG
- a CDS encoding L-threonylcarbamoyladenylate synthase, which yields MTTTYNCTSEDLRAQGLEHAQRAISEKKCIVMPTDTVYGIAADAFSPLAVTLLLASKGRSRQMPPPVLIPRINALDGLATDVPVGARALAEAFWPGGLTLILHAQPSLDWDLGETKGTVALRMPDDDVALELLALTGPLAVSSANRTGQPAAQTASEARVQLAESVEVYLEGGFRPLEGTESVASTIVDATSEPFRVVREGAVSLERLRGVVPGILGLGELAPEPEPAPVDEAASEPETVAETAPEVEAAEADAVAAGDAGTAEAPATKASGTTEAASA from the coding sequence GTGACCACTACCTACAACTGCACTTCCGAGGATCTCCGCGCCCAAGGGCTGGAGCACGCCCAGCGCGCCATCAGCGAGAAGAAGTGCATCGTCATGCCCACGGACACGGTGTACGGCATTGCCGCCGACGCCTTCTCGCCGCTTGCCGTCACCCTGCTGCTGGCTTCCAAAGGCCGCAGCCGCCAGATGCCGCCGCCGGTGCTGATTCCCAGGATCAATGCCCTTGACGGCCTGGCCACGGATGTCCCCGTCGGCGCACGGGCACTGGCCGAGGCCTTCTGGCCGGGCGGCCTCACCTTGATCCTGCACGCCCAGCCGTCCTTGGACTGGGACCTTGGTGAAACAAAAGGCACCGTCGCCCTGCGCATGCCCGATGACGACGTGGCCCTTGAACTGCTGGCCCTGACCGGCCCGCTGGCCGTTTCCTCGGCCAACCGGACGGGCCAGCCTGCCGCGCAGACCGCCTCGGAAGCCCGGGTCCAGCTCGCCGAGTCCGTGGAGGTCTATCTTGAAGGCGGCTTCCGCCCCCTGGAAGGGACCGAATCCGTGGCCTCCACCATCGTGGACGCCACCTCCGAACCCTTCCGCGTGGTGCGCGAGGGTGCCGTTTCCCTGGAACGCCTGCGCGGAGTGGTGCCCGGCATCCTCGGACTCGGCGAGCTTGCCCCGGAACCGGAGCCTGCGCCCGTCGACGAGGCCGCAAGCGAGCCCGAAACCGTGGCTGAAACTGCTCCCGAAGTTGAGGCCGCCGAGGCTGATGCCGTCGCAGCAGGAGACGCCGGAACGGCCGAAGCACCCGCCACCAAGGCCTCCGGCACCACCGAGGCCGCTTCCGCATGA
- the prmC gene encoding peptide chain release factor N(5)-glutamine methyltransferase: protein MTFYPGQSLADAVREATAVLSDAGVPTPRVDAELLAEHLLGCGLGRLRVMLLGDSAAPEGYGDLVAERAGRIPLQHITGVAYFRYLELRVGPGVFIPRPETESVVQLVIDHLAGMPHPKVVDLGTGSGAIAGSLAHEIPGAEVHAVEYSAFAHAWAAKNLEPLGVKLIQGDLRDALPEHNGTFDAVVSNPPYIPAEAIPNEPEVALHDPPEALYGGGADGMELPTAAAASAARLLKPGGYFVMEHAEVQAAWIAGMMERTGLWTGITTHFDLNGKERATSATLARSGPGE from the coding sequence ATGACGTTTTACCCAGGGCAGAGCCTTGCGGACGCGGTCCGCGAGGCTACTGCCGTTTTGTCCGACGCCGGCGTCCCCACCCCGCGCGTGGACGCCGAACTGCTCGCCGAGCACCTGCTGGGATGCGGCCTGGGACGGCTCCGGGTCATGCTGCTGGGCGATTCCGCGGCCCCGGAAGGCTATGGCGACCTCGTTGCCGAACGCGCCGGCAGGATTCCCCTGCAGCACATCACCGGAGTGGCCTACTTCAGGTACCTTGAGCTGCGCGTCGGCCCAGGCGTGTTCATTCCCCGGCCGGAAACCGAATCCGTGGTCCAGCTGGTCATCGACCACCTCGCAGGCATGCCGCATCCCAAAGTGGTGGACCTGGGCACCGGCTCGGGCGCCATCGCGGGCTCCCTCGCCCACGAGATCCCCGGGGCCGAGGTCCACGCAGTGGAGTACAGTGCTTTTGCGCACGCCTGGGCCGCGAAGAACCTGGAACCGCTGGGCGTCAAGCTCATCCAGGGCGATCTCCGCGACGCCCTGCCCGAGCACAACGGAACCTTCGACGCCGTCGTCTCCAATCCGCCCTACATCCCGGCGGAAGCCATCCCGAACGAACCCGAGGTGGCCTTGCATGATCCGCCGGAAGCCTTGTACGGCGGGGGAGCGGACGGCATGGAACTCCCGACGGCGGCAGCGGCCTCCGCTGCCCGCCTGCTGAAGCCCGGCGGCTACTTTGTCATGGAGCACGCTGAGGTCCAGGCGGCCTGGATTGCCGGAATGATGGAGCGGACCGGACTGTGGACCGGAATCACGACGCATTTCGACCTGAACGGCAAGGAACGCGCCACCAGCGCCACACTGGCACGGTCCGGTCCCGGGGAATGA
- the prfA gene encoding peptide chain release factor 1 — MFESVQGLLDEHAALQAQLSDPAVYADQSLARKLGRRSAQLQGIVEAYNRWHGLTEDLEAAKEMAAEDPDFGAEVAEIEEKLPAAQEKLRRLLIPRDPDDARNVILEVKGGEGGDEAALFAGDLLRMYTRYAESRGWKTELISATESDLGGYKDVQMAVKGSSNDPAEGVYARLKFEGGVHRVQRVPVTESQGRIHTSAAGVLVLPEVDEPEELEINQNDLKIDVYRSSGPGGQSVNTTDSAVRITHLPTGIVVAMQNEKSQLQNREAGMRVLRARILAHQQEQIDAENSAQRKSQIRTMDRSERIRTYNFPENRIADHRTGYKAYNLDAVMNGDLEPVIQSAIEMDEQSRLDALGE; from the coding sequence ATGTTTGAGTCCGTACAGGGATTGCTGGATGAGCACGCGGCCCTCCAGGCGCAGCTGAGTGATCCCGCTGTTTATGCCGACCAGTCGCTGGCCCGCAAGCTGGGGCGCCGTTCTGCCCAGCTGCAGGGCATCGTGGAGGCGTACAACCGCTGGCACGGGCTCACCGAAGACCTGGAGGCAGCCAAGGAAATGGCCGCCGAGGACCCGGACTTTGGCGCTGAAGTGGCCGAGATCGAGGAGAAGCTCCCCGCCGCACAGGAAAAGCTGCGCCGCCTCCTGATCCCGCGCGACCCGGACGACGCCCGCAACGTCATCCTGGAAGTCAAGGGCGGCGAAGGCGGCGACGAAGCTGCGCTGTTCGCCGGCGACCTGCTGCGCATGTACACGCGCTACGCCGAATCCCGCGGCTGGAAGACCGAACTCATTTCCGCCACGGAATCCGACCTGGGCGGCTACAAGGACGTCCAGATGGCCGTCAAGGGCAGCTCGAACGATCCCGCCGAGGGCGTTTACGCGCGGCTCAAGTTCGAAGGCGGCGTGCACCGCGTGCAGCGCGTCCCCGTCACCGAATCCCAGGGCCGCATCCACACTTCCGCCGCCGGCGTGCTGGTGCTCCCCGAGGTTGACGAGCCCGAAGAGCTCGAGATCAACCAGAACGACCTCAAGATCGACGTCTACCGCTCCTCGGGACCCGGTGGCCAGTCCGTCAACACCACCGACTCCGCCGTCCGCATCACCCACCTGCCCACGGGCATCGTGGTGGCCATGCAGAACGAGAAGTCCCAGCTGCAGAACCGTGAAGCAGGCATGCGCGTGCTCCGTGCCCGCATCCTGGCGCACCAGCAGGAGCAGATCGACGCCGAGAACTCGGCCCAGCGCAAGTCGCAGATCCGCACGATGGATCGTTCGGAGCGCATCCGCACATACAACTTCCCGGAAAACCGCATCGCCGACCACCGCACCGGCTACAAGGCCTACAACCTTGACGCCGTCATGAACGGCGACCTCGAACCGGTGATCCAGTCGGCCATTGAGATGGACGAGCAGTCCCGCCTGGACGCCCTCGGCGAGTAA